In Aureibaculum algae, the following are encoded in one genomic region:
- a CDS encoding DMT family transporter produces MHNKTRAYIAAFIVALIYGINYTVAKDVMPMYIKPFGFIVIRVLGATILFWILSLFTTNERIDKADFLRIFLAALFGVCINMLAFFKGLSMTSPINASAIMVSTPIIVLLLSAIILKEKITIPKVVGILIGLTGAIILIVYGKSAVPGDHPILGNLLIFINASSYGLYLIIVKKLTVKYNPLTFIKWLYLFGLLLVIPFGISEVLDIQWNSIPTSIYYNIGFVIVFTTFFAYLINLFALTKLKPTTLSAFVYLQPVIATAYALLTKSDTLSSVKILATLLIFVGVYMVTSVNRAKQ; encoded by the coding sequence ATGCATAATAAAACAAGAGCTTATATTGCCGCTTTTATTGTTGCTCTGATTTATGGTATAAATTATACAGTAGCAAAAGATGTTATGCCGATGTACATAAAACCATTTGGTTTTATTGTAATACGTGTATTAGGTGCTACAATACTATTTTGGATTTTAAGTCTGTTTACCACTAATGAAAGAATAGACAAGGCTGATTTTTTGAGAATATTTTTAGCTGCACTATTTGGAGTCTGCATCAATATGCTTGCCTTTTTTAAGGGTTTAAGTATGACCAGCCCAATAAATGCCTCAGCCATCATGGTTTCAACACCCATTATCGTATTACTACTTTCAGCAATTATTTTGAAAGAAAAAATAACTATTCCAAAAGTTGTTGGTATTCTAATAGGTTTAACGGGAGCAATTATTTTAATAGTTTATGGTAAAAGTGCTGTGCCTGGTGATCATCCGATTTTAGGTAATCTTTTGATTTTTATAAATGCATCTTCATACGGTTTATATCTAATAATTGTTAAAAAACTCACTGTCAAATACAATCCTTTAACTTTTATAAAATGGCTATATCTCTTTGGTCTTCTCTTAGTTATTCCTTTCGGAATTAGCGAAGTGTTAGACATACAATGGAATAGTATTCCAACATCAATCTATTACAATATTGGTTTTGTAATTGTTTTTACCACTTTCTTTGCTTATTTGATAAACTTATTTGCATTAACAAAGTTAAAACCCACAACACTAAGTGCATTTGTTTATTTACAACCTGTAATAGCAACTGCTTACGCTCTTCTTACTAAAAGTGATACACTAAGCAGCGTTAAAATTTTAGCAACCCTTTTAATTTTTGTGGGAGTTTATATGGTAACCTCAGTTAACAGAGCTAAACAATAG
- a CDS encoding superoxide dismutase, which translates to MAFELPKLPYAYDALEPNIDARTMEIHYTKHHAGYTNNLNNAIKGTDLEGKSIEDILTNLDMSNAAVRNNGGGFYNHSLYWEVMNPEGKGRLSGPLKDAIESTYGTVDTFKDAFAKAAATRFGSGWAWLCVHKGGKVEICSTPNQDNPLMPDVSCGGTPILGIDVWEHAYYLNYQNRRPDYINAFFNVINWNEVERRYDAAK; encoded by the coding sequence ATGGCTTTTGAATTACCAAAATTACCATACGCATATGATGCGTTAGAACCAAATATTGATGCCCGTACAATGGAAATACATTACACTAAGCATCATGCAGGATATACAAACAATCTAAACAATGCAATTAAAGGCACTGACTTAGAAGGAAAATCTATTGAAGATATTTTAACAAATTTAGATATGAGTAATGCAGCTGTTAGAAATAATGGCGGTGGTTTTTATAATCATAGTTTGTACTGGGAGGTTATGAATCCTGAAGGTAAAGGTCGTTTATCAGGTCCTTTAAAAGATGCTATCGAATCTACGTATGGAACTGTTGATACTTTTAAAGATGCTTTTGCAAAAGCTGCTGCAACACGTTTTGGTTCAGGATGGGCTTGGTTGTGTGTTCATAAAGGTGGTAAGGTTGAAATCTGTTCAACACCAAATCAAGATAACCCATTGATGCCAGATGTAAGTTGTGGTGGTACTCCAATTTTAGGTATTGATGTTTGGGAACATGCTTATTACTTAAATTATCAAAACAGAAGACCTGATTATATCAATGCATTTTTTAATGTAATCAACTGGAATGAGGTTGAAAGACGTTACGATGCTGCTAAATAA
- a CDS encoding thioredoxin family protein, whose product MKKIVLLLAVLAYSFNGMAQEKGEINWMTIEEAVAAQEKEPRKIMMDMYTTWCGPCKMLDKNTFQNKDVAAYVNENYYAVKFNAEGGETIIFKDKEYGNPAYNASKKGRNSQHQFAQHLRVQAYPTIVFLDEKAELLAPVTGYHAPNQLEIFLKLFATDKHKDVTTKEQWEAYQKDFNAEFKVE is encoded by the coding sequence ATGAAAAAAATTGTATTACTATTAGCAGTTTTAGCTTACTCCTTTAATGGAATGGCACAAGAAAAAGGTGAAATTAATTGGATGACTATTGAAGAAGCTGTTGCCGCTCAAGAAAAAGAACCACGTAAAATTATGATGGATATGTACACTACATGGTGTGGTCCTTGTAAAATGTTAGATAAAAATACGTTTCAAAATAAAGATGTTGCCGCTTATGTTAATGAAAACTATTATGCTGTAAAATTTAATGCTGAAGGTGGTGAAACAATTATTTTTAAAGATAAAGAATACGGAAATCCCGCATACAATGCCTCTAAAAAAGGAAGAAATAGTCAACATCAATTTGCACAGCATTTAAGAGTGCAAGCCTATCCAACAATAGTTTTTTTAGATGAAAAAGCAGAGTTATTAGCTCCAGTTACGGGTTATCACGCACCAAATCAGTTAGAAATTTTCTTAAAATTGTTTGCCACTGATAAACATAAAGATGTGACTACAAAAGAGCAGTGGGAAGCTTATCAAAAAGACTTTAACGCTGAGTTTAAGGTAGAATAA
- a CDS encoding hydroxymethylglutaryl-CoA reductase, degradative, whose amino-acid sequence MSKTITGFSKLDKEEKTTWLINNFLTDFPDSHSVLNQYLNPNKKLQQLHDEFIENSISNYYLPFAVAPNFTINNKAYVIPMVIEESSVVAAASLVAKFWSKRGGFKAEVLSTTKIGQVHFMYAGAYLNLETYFNSLKPTLLKATESITKNMRKRGGGILDIELRDKTSDLDHYYQLHVTFETKDSMGANFINSCLETIANTFRKDDVEIVMSILSNYIPDCLVKAEVSCDIDDLGENGMEFAKKFYQALQIAQVEPYRAVTHNKGIMNGIDAVVIATGNDFRAVEAGVHAYAAKSGKYKSLSQCTINDGVFKFWIEIPLALGTVGGLTNLHPLSKLSLNLLQNPSAKELMMIVAVAGLAQNFAALKALTTTGIQKGHMKMHLNNILNQLEATKDEKLMLVNSLNNQHITYNSVNKALQQLRVQ is encoded by the coding sequence ATGTCTAAGACCATAACGGGGTTTTCTAAACTCGATAAAGAAGAAAAAACAACCTGGCTTATAAATAATTTTTTAACTGACTTTCCAGATTCACATTCTGTTTTAAACCAATACCTCAATCCAAATAAGAAATTACAACAACTTCATGATGAATTCATCGAGAATTCCATCTCAAATTACTATTTACCCTTCGCAGTAGCCCCCAATTTTACAATAAACAATAAGGCCTATGTTATACCTATGGTCATTGAAGAGAGCTCAGTTGTAGCAGCAGCATCATTAGTGGCAAAGTTTTGGAGCAAAAGAGGTGGATTTAAAGCTGAAGTGTTGTCAACCACAAAAATAGGCCAAGTACATTTTATGTATGCTGGTGCGTATTTAAATTTAGAAACATATTTCAATTCCCTAAAACCAACATTGTTAAAAGCTACGGAATCCATCACAAAAAACATGCGTAAACGCGGTGGTGGAATTTTAGATATTGAACTTAGAGATAAAACATCTGATTTAGATCATTATTACCAACTCCATGTTACTTTCGAAACAAAAGATAGTATGGGAGCCAATTTTATTAATTCTTGCTTAGAAACGATTGCCAATACTTTTAGAAAAGATGATGTAGAAATAGTGATGAGTATTTTGTCAAATTATATTCCAGATTGTTTGGTCAAAGCTGAAGTAAGCTGTGACATTGACGATTTAGGTGAAAACGGGATGGAGTTTGCCAAAAAATTCTATCAGGCATTACAAATTGCCCAAGTTGAACCTTATAGAGCAGTTACACATAACAAAGGAATTATGAATGGTATTGATGCCGTTGTTATCGCTACTGGAAATGACTTTAGAGCTGTTGAAGCAGGTGTGCATGCTTATGCTGCAAAAAGTGGCAAATATAAAAGTCTAAGCCAGTGTACAATCAATGATGGTGTTTTTAAATTTTGGATAGAAATTCCATTAGCATTAGGTACCGTTGGAGGATTAACCAATTTGCATCCATTATCAAAACTATCTTTAAACTTATTGCAAAACCCTTCTGCTAAAGAATTAATGATGATTGTTGCCGTTGCAGGTTTGGCTCAAAATTTTGCAGCCTTAAAAGCGTTAACCACTACTGGCATTCAGAAAGGGCACATGAAAATGCACTTGAATAATATTTTAAATCAATTGGAGGCAACCAAAGATGAGAAATTGATGCTTGTAAACTCTTTAAACAACCAACATATTACTTATAACTCCGTGAATAAAGCACTGCAACAATTAAGAGTTCAGTAA
- a CDS encoding M23 family metallopeptidase has translation MAKKKENKAKIKEKLTFKYRFVVLNEDTFEERFSFKLNRLNVLILSSLFSVILIGSTIFLIAFTPLKEYIPGYSSTALKRKATDLVYKVDSLQQKLAVNDLYLRNIQQVLTGKVKDIAVNRDSIEEQLRIEDVNLDTKISPLDSIFREEVEREDRFSVFEKATKKTDLVFFAPISGKITDVFNPEEKHYAIDIAVEKDSPVKAVADGTVIFTGFTAETGFVIILEHAKGFLSVYKHNSSIHKEQGDIVKTGEAIANAGSTGELSTGPHLHFELWNDGFPVNPLNFIDFK, from the coding sequence ATGGCAAAAAAAAAGGAAAATAAAGCAAAAATTAAAGAGAAACTTACGTTTAAATACCGTTTTGTGGTATTAAATGAAGATACTTTTGAAGAACGTTTTTCTTTTAAACTTAACAGACTTAATGTTTTAATCTTAAGCTCTTTATTTTCAGTTATCCTAATTGGTTCTACCATTTTTTTAATTGCCTTTACACCGCTAAAAGAATACATTCCAGGTTATTCTTCTACAGCTTTAAAGAGAAAAGCTACTGATTTGGTTTATAAAGTGGATTCTTTACAGCAAAAACTAGCCGTTAATGATCTGTATTTACGTAATATTCAACAAGTACTCACTGGTAAGGTTAAAGACATTGCCGTTAATAGAGATTCTATTGAAGAGCAACTTCGCATTGAAGATGTTAATTTAGATACCAAAATTTCGCCATTAGATTCTATATTTAGAGAAGAAGTTGAACGCGAAGATCGGTTTAGTGTTTTTGAAAAAGCTACCAAAAAAACAGATTTGGTATTCTTTGCTCCTATTTCAGGCAAAATAACCGATGTTTTTAATCCCGAAGAAAAACATTATGCCATAGATATTGCTGTAGAAAAAGATTCTCCGGTAAAAGCTGTGGCTGATGGTACTGTAATCTTTACTGGGTTTACAGCAGAAACTGGGTTTGTTATTATTTTAGAACACGCAAAGGGATTTTTATCTGTGTATAAACACAATTCATCTATACATAAAGAGCAAGGTGATATTGTAAAGACGGGTGAAGCAATAGCCAATGCCGGTTCAACTGGTGAGCTGTCTACTGGTCCTCACCTACATTTTGAGCTATGGAATGATGGTTTTCCAGTAAATCCTTTAAACTTTATAGATTTTAAATAA
- the nadD gene encoding nicotinate (nicotinamide) nucleotide adenylyltransferase: protein MKIGLYFGTFNPIHVGHLAIANHMVEFSDLDEIWMVITPHSPFKKKSTLLADNHRYQLVSLATEDYPKLKPSKIEFDLPQPNYTINTLVHLAEKHPQHQFNLIMGEDNLASFHKWKNYEVILEEYNIYVYPRIYAGEKPITRFDNHPKIHPVDAPIMEISSTFIRKAIANHKNIQPLLPCKVWQYIDEMNFYKEF, encoded by the coding sequence ATGAAGATTGGCTTGTACTTTGGGACTTTTAATCCCATTCATGTAGGACATTTGGCCATTGCAAACCATATGGTTGAATTTTCTGATTTAGACGAAATTTGGATGGTAATAACTCCACATTCTCCGTTTAAAAAAAAATCGACCTTATTAGCGGATAATCATCGTTATCAGTTGGTTAGCCTTGCTACAGAAGACTATCCTAAATTGAAACCTTCAAAGATTGAGTTTGACTTACCTCAGCCCAACTACACCATCAATACGCTTGTTCATTTGGCAGAAAAACACCCACAACATCAGTTTAACTTGATTATGGGTGAAGATAATTTGGCTTCTTTCCATAAATGGAAAAATTATGAGGTAATTCTGGAAGAATACAATATTTACGTATACCCTAGAATTTATGCTGGTGAAAAACCTATAACTAGATTTGACAATCACCCAAAAATTCATCCTGTTGATGCTCCGATCATGGAAATTTCCTCTACTTTTATTCGCAAAGCTATCGCCAATCATAAAAATATACAACCCCTATTACCTTGTAAAGTTTGGCAGTATATTGATGAAATGAATTTTTACAAGGAATTCTAG
- the gmk gene encoding guanylate kinase, with product MSSSKISNQKKGKLIVFSAPSGSGKTTIVRHLLGLKNLNLEFSISATSREPRGEEINGSDYYFISTKDFKNHIKNDDFLEWEEVYRDNFYGTLKSEVERIWALGKHVIFDIDVAGGLRIKKKFPEETLAVFVKPPSVDELKIRLKKRKTESEDRINMRIAKASVELATAPQFDQIIKNYDLAVALKEAEELVANFVNKNTK from the coding sequence ATGTCTTCAAGTAAAATCTCTAATCAAAAAAAAGGTAAACTCATTGTCTTTTCTGCACCATCAGGATCAGGTAAAACTACAATTGTAAGACATTTGCTGGGCCTAAAAAACCTGAATTTAGAATTTTCTATTTCGGCTACTTCTCGTGAGCCTCGTGGTGAAGAAATTAATGGTTCTGATTATTATTTTATTAGTACAAAAGATTTTAAAAATCATATTAAAAATGATGACTTTTTAGAATGGGAAGAAGTCTATAGAGATAATTTTTACGGTACACTAAAAAGTGAAGTAGAACGTATATGGGCATTGGGGAAACATGTAATTTTTGATATTGATGTTGCTGGTGGATTAAGGATAAAAAAGAAATTTCCCGAAGAAACTTTAGCCGTTTTTGTAAAACCACCGAGTGTTGACGAATTAAAAATTAGATTAAAAAAACGAAAAACAGAAAGTGAAGATCGCATTAATATGCGGATTGCAAAAGCTTCTGTTGAACTGGCTACTGCTCCACAATTTGATCAAATTATAAAAAATTACGATTTAGCAGTTGCCTTAAAAGAAGCAGAAGAGTTGGTTGCAAATTTTGTAAATAAAAATACCAAATGA
- a CDS encoding peptide MFS transporter encodes MNTDVENLFKDKVLGHPAGLFVLFFTEMWERFSFYGMRILLVLFLTAPILNDNPGWEWPREHALALIGTYASLLYLTPIVGGYVADKITGYRMAVVLGCIIMTLGHASMAIETTSTFYLGLALLVIGTGFFKPNITSIISEMYRGKESKKDGAYTIFYMGVNAGAFFGMMLCGYLAENYGWSWGFGLAGIFMMLGMLQFLLAGSLFGSIGGKPSGVHEVELPQNINEESAEERKEAIEVEKLNPFTVFDYILIVLSSVGGLLYLFNDPLEKIGDINLVPFEFMGVSGTNVVILSALALFLLLLVTRISRYLPLVRDRIVAVSIFGLFTVFFFSFFEQSLGSMTLFARDYTDRTLVGNSASIFKVVDALLTTVPLMIITWVLFLLAKKTFSRIGLSNVILGVAFAGLWYLVIIRLIDKFSGEGTEIDATWFGILNSFFIITLAPIFSKWWESKYNPSAAMKYGIGLILLGLGFAILSYGASDIPSGAKTASVSIIFLILAYLFHTMGELCISPVGLSYLSKLVPPRMIGFMFGVWYLAIAVGQKAAGTMGGMIDKISEEYSMGAFFLIFTLIPIGVGFLAILLNPILKKLMHGIR; translated from the coding sequence ATGAACACTGATGTTGAAAATCTATTTAAGGATAAAGTATTAGGGCACCCTGCTGGATTATTTGTACTTTTTTTTACTGAAATGTGGGAGCGTTTTTCATTTTATGGAATGCGTATCTTATTAGTTTTGTTTTTAACAGCTCCAATTTTAAATGATAATCCGGGTTGGGAGTGGCCCAGAGAACATGCTTTAGCATTAATTGGAACCTACGCTTCACTTTTATATCTAACACCGATTGTTGGTGGCTATGTAGCAGATAAAATTACAGGATATAGGATGGCAGTGGTCTTAGGATGTATAATTATGACGTTAGGTCATGCGTCTATGGCTATAGAAACTACTTCTACTTTTTATTTAGGTTTAGCATTACTAGTTATAGGTACAGGATTTTTTAAACCAAATATCACATCTATAATTTCAGAAATGTATAGAGGCAAGGAGTCTAAAAAAGATGGTGCTTACACTATTTTTTATATGGGTGTAAATGCTGGTGCTTTTTTTGGAATGATGCTTTGTGGCTATTTAGCTGAAAATTATGGGTGGTCTTGGGGCTTTGGATTGGCAGGTATTTTTATGATGTTAGGAATGCTTCAATTCTTATTAGCAGGAAGTTTATTTGGGAGTATTGGAGGAAAACCTTCTGGTGTGCATGAAGTAGAATTACCTCAAAACATTAATGAAGAGAGTGCAGAAGAAAGAAAGGAAGCTATAGAAGTTGAAAAATTAAACCCCTTTACTGTTTTTGATTATATTTTAATAGTACTATCATCAGTTGGTGGACTTTTATATTTGTTTAATGATCCCTTAGAAAAAATTGGAGATATAAATTTAGTTCCTTTTGAATTTATGGGAGTAAGTGGTACAAATGTGGTTATTTTATCCGCATTAGCATTGTTTTTATTATTATTAGTCACAAGAATATCAAGATATTTACCTTTAGTAAGGGACCGAATTGTTGCAGTATCTATCTTTGGATTATTTACCGTATTTTTCTTTTCATTTTTTGAGCAATCTTTAGGTTCAATGACACTATTTGCTAGAGATTATACAGACAGAACATTGGTTGGCAATTCGGCTTCAATTTTTAAAGTTGTAGATGCCTTATTAACAACAGTTCCATTAATGATTATTACTTGGGTGTTGTTTTTATTAGCTAAAAAGACATTTTCAAGAATTGGATTATCAAATGTCATATTAGGCGTTGCATTTGCAGGTTTATGGTATTTAGTCATTATTAGATTAATAGATAAATTTTCAGGTGAAGGAACAGAAATTGATGCTACTTGGTTCGGTATTTTAAATTCATTCTTCATAATTACATTAGCACCTATTTTTTCAAAATGGTGGGAAAGTAAATACAACCCGAGTGCTGCAATGAAGTATGGAATTGGTTTAATTCTATTAGGTTTAGGCTTTGCTATTTTATCTTATGGTGCATCAGATATTCCATCAGGAGCAAAAACAGCATCGGTTAGCATTATTTTTCTGATTCTTGCGTATTTATTTCATACTATGGGAGAGTTGTGTATTTCTCCCGTAGGATTATCTTATTTAAGTAAACTAGTACCACCTAGAATGATTGGTTTTATGTTTGGTGTTTGGTATTTGGCTATTGCTGTAGGTCAAAAAGCAGCTGGAACGATGGGAGGAATGATTGATAAAATATCTGAAGAATACTCCATGGGAGCATTTTTTTTAATTTTCACATTGATTCCAATTGGTGTCGGGTTTCTTGCAATACTGTTAAATCCAATTCTTAAAAAACTAATGCACGGAATTCGATAA
- a CDS encoding YicC/YloC family endoribonuclease codes for MIQSMTGYGKAVTELSQKKVTVEIKTLNSKNLDLNVRVPSMYREKELEIRSKLSQQLFRGKVDFSIYIESTGSETTSTINQEVVNNYIDQLRSVTEVASESLLEIAMRLPDVLKTNREEFDETEWTEIEKTIDEAIEEVLVYRADEGAVLAHDFTTRIKNIQKLSAEVVDLDIQRLAQVRERIEKAVSDLVQNVDENRFEQELIYYLEKLDITEEKVRLKNHLDYFLQALLSEESNGKKLGFICQEIGREINTTGSKSNFAPMQKVVVQMKDELEKIKEQLLNVL; via the coding sequence ATGATACAATCTATGACAGGATACGGTAAAGCCGTAACTGAACTATCTCAAAAAAAAGTAACCGTTGAAATTAAAACGTTAAATAGTAAAAACTTAGATTTAAACGTTAGAGTACCATCGATGTACCGAGAAAAAGAACTCGAAATTAGAAGTAAACTTTCACAACAATTATTTAGAGGTAAAGTAGATTTTTCAATTTATATTGAAAGTACGGGTAGCGAAACCACCTCAACAATTAACCAAGAAGTTGTTAACAACTATATAGACCAATTAAGAAGTGTTACAGAAGTGGCTTCTGAAAGTTTATTAGAAATAGCTATGAGATTACCCGATGTTTTAAAAACGAACCGTGAAGAGTTTGATGAAACAGAATGGACAGAGATTGAAAAAACGATTGATGAAGCCATTGAAGAGGTTTTGGTTTATAGAGCTGATGAAGGAGCTGTCTTAGCTCATGATTTTACTACACGAATAAAAAACATTCAAAAATTATCTGCCGAAGTTGTTGATTTAGATATTCAACGCTTGGCTCAAGTTCGAGAACGTATTGAAAAAGCAGTGTCTGATTTAGTGCAAAATGTAGATGAAAACAGGTTTGAACAAGAACTAATTTATTATCTAGAAAAATTAGATATTACAGAAGAAAAAGTTCGTTTAAAAAATCACTTAGATTATTTTTTACAAGCATTACTTAGTGAAGAATCTAATGGTAAAAAGCTAGGTTTTATTTGCCAAGAAATTGGTAGAGAAATAAACACAACAGGTTCAAAATCTAATTTTGCTCCAATGCAAAAAGTTGTGGTACAAATGAAGGATGAATTAGAAAAAATAAAGGAACAGTTACTAAATGTTTTATAA
- a CDS encoding peptide MFS transporter, translating to MSSTSLKQPHQKELFGHPIGLYVLFFTEMWERFSYYGMRAILVLYLITQTTEKNAGLGWTNGEALALYGWYTMLVYVASIPGGIIADRLLGQKKSVIVGAILLVIGHSILAIEEMWAFYTGLAFIIAGVGMLKPNISTMVGGLYKKGDIRRDKGFTIFYIGINVGAFLSSLIVGYVGESIGWHYGFGLAGVCMLLGLIQFVLGQKYLKGVGNHLGRSKNAEEQEAYRRPLNKIEKDRVIVLILSFLMVIVFFGAFEQAGGLMNIYAKDYTNRMIMGWEVPASWFQSLNAFFIITLGTIVAAFWAKRKLKGKEASSLFKMIMGLIIMGTGFLFMTAATAQYQSSGSSAMYWLVLAYLFHTIGELSLSPVSLSFVTKLAPAKYASLMMGLYFATTGFGNKLAGILGESASQFGEYTIFTGIAIFCILFGLLIFVFLKKLKALTHGAEDDEHEMSNEELLN from the coding sequence ATGTCAAGTACATCCCTGAAACAACCGCATCAAAAAGAATTATTTGGTCACCCAATTGGACTTTACGTTCTGTTTTTTACGGAAATGTGGGAACGTTTTTCTTATTACGGAATGCGAGCCATTTTGGTGTTATATTTAATAACACAAACGACTGAAAAAAATGCAGGATTAGGTTGGACAAATGGAGAAGCTTTAGCTCTTTATGGATGGTATACTATGTTAGTTTATGTTGCCTCAATACCTGGTGGAATAATAGCTGACAGGCTTCTTGGCCAAAAGAAGTCAGTTATTGTTGGAGCCATTCTTTTAGTAATAGGTCATAGTATTTTGGCAATAGAAGAAATGTGGGCGTTTTATACAGGTTTAGCTTTTATTATTGCAGGTGTAGGAATGCTAAAACCTAACATTTCTACAATGGTAGGTGGGCTATATAAAAAAGGTGATATTAGAAGAGATAAAGGATTTACCATTTTTTATATTGGAATTAACGTCGGAGCCTTTTTGTCCAGTTTAATTGTTGGATATGTAGGTGAAAGTATTGGTTGGCATTATGGTTTTGGATTAGCGGGTGTTTGTATGTTATTAGGTTTAATTCAATTTGTTTTAGGTCAAAAATATTTAAAGGGAGTAGGTAATCATTTAGGAAGATCTAAAAATGCCGAAGAGCAAGAAGCGTATAGAAGGCCACTAAACAAAATTGAAAAAGATAGAGTGATTGTTTTAATACTATCATTTTTAATGGTAATTGTATTTTTTGGTGCATTTGAGCAGGCTGGTGGATTAATGAATATTTATGCGAAGGATTATACAAACAGAATGATTATGGGTTGGGAAGTTCCAGCTTCATGGTTTCAATCTTTAAATGCATTTTTTATTATAACTTTAGGAACTATTGTTGCTGCTTTTTGGGCTAAGCGAAAATTAAAAGGTAAAGAAGCTTCTTCTCTTTTTAAAATGATTATGGGACTTATTATTATGGGAACTGGATTTCTTTTTATGACCGCAGCAACAGCTCAATATCAATCTTCAGGTTCATCTGCTATGTATTGGTTAGTGTTAGCTTATTTATTTCATACAATTGGAGAGCTCAGCTTATCGCCAGTTTCTCTTTCATTTGTTACCAAGTTAGCTCCGGCAAAATATGCATCTTTAATGATGGGTTTATACTTTGCCACAACTGGTTTTGGAAATAAGTTAGCAGGTATTCTTGGAGAGTCAGCATCTCAATTTGGAGAATACACAATTTTCACGGGAATCGCCATTTTTTGCATTTTATTTGGACTATTAATTTTTGTTTTTCTTAAAAAATTAAAGGCCCTTACGCACGGTGCTGAAGATGATGAACATGAAATGTCAAATGAAGAGTTGTTAAACTAA